A genomic segment from Stenotrophomonas maltophilia encodes:
- the rpe gene encoding ribulose-phosphate 3-epimerase, whose amino-acid sequence MSHCLIAPSILSANFARLGEEVDNVLAAGADWVHFDVMDNHYVPNLTIGPMVCQALRKHGVTAPIDVHLMVEPVDRIIPDFAEAGATYISFHPEASRHVHRTIQLIRSLGCKPGIVLNPATPVDILDWVLDDLDLVLLMSVNPGFGGQAFIPSALDKLKVVRKMIDASGKDIRLEIDGGVKADNIGEIAAAGADTFVAGSAIFNAKTSYQDVIAQMRANVAAARG is encoded by the coding sequence ATGTCCCACTGCCTCATCGCCCCCTCCATCCTGTCCGCCAACTTCGCCCGCCTCGGCGAGGAAGTCGACAACGTCCTCGCTGCCGGTGCGGACTGGGTCCACTTCGACGTGATGGACAACCACTACGTGCCGAACCTGACCATCGGCCCGATGGTCTGCCAGGCGCTGCGCAAGCACGGCGTCACCGCGCCGATCGACGTGCACCTGATGGTCGAGCCGGTGGACCGCATCATCCCGGACTTCGCCGAGGCCGGTGCCACCTACATCAGCTTCCATCCGGAGGCGAGCCGTCACGTGCACCGCACCATCCAGCTGATCCGTTCGCTGGGCTGCAAGCCGGGCATCGTGCTCAATCCGGCCACCCCGGTGGACATCCTCGACTGGGTGCTGGATGACCTGGACCTGGTGCTGCTGATGTCGGTCAACCCGGGCTTCGGCGGCCAGGCCTTCATCCCCTCGGCGCTGGACAAGCTGAAGGTGGTGCGCAAGATGATCGATGCCAGCGGCAAGGACATCCGCCTGGAGATCGACGGTGGCGTGAAGGCCGACAACATCGGTGAGATCGCTGCCGCCGGTGCCGATACCTTCGTCGCCGGTTCGGCCATCTTCAACGCCAAGACCAGCTACCAGGACGTGATCGCGCAGATGCGCGCCAACGTCGCTGCGGCGCGGGGCTGA
- a CDS encoding J domain-containing protein, producing the protein MRWYGKLLGFIAGALLFRPNPLFGAVVGLLIGHAFDSDWFRLNKENPYRELGLTSEATDAEVERAYRKLISQYHPDKLGGAAPELQQQAEQKSRRINAAYDRIKTLRKR; encoded by the coding sequence ATGCGCTGGTACGGAAAACTGCTCGGATTCATCGCCGGCGCCCTGCTGTTCCGGCCCAATCCGCTGTTCGGCGCGGTGGTCGGCCTGCTGATCGGCCATGCCTTCGATTCGGACTGGTTCCGCCTGAACAAGGAGAACCCGTACCGGGAGCTGGGGCTGACCTCCGAGGCCACCGATGCCGAGGTCGAGCGCGCCTATCGCAAGCTGATCTCGCAGTACCACCCCGACAAGCTTGGCGGCGCCGCCCCCGAGCTGCAGCAGCAGGCCGAGCAGAAGTCGCGGCGCATCAATGCCGCCTACGACCGCATCAAGACCCTGCGCAAGCGCTGA
- a CDS encoding phosphoribosylaminoimidazolesuccinocarboxamide synthase produces MPTTLLQSDLPGLPLRHRGKVRDVFDIPRERLPAGTPPGDYLLMVATDRLSAFDVVLPDPIPGKGEMLCQVSNFWFAKTAHLMPNHLTGIDVASVLPEGVDPALYAKRAVVTRKLKPVPVEAIARGYLIGSGWKDYQRTGKVSGIDLPDGLRQAEQLPEPIFTPSTKAAVGDHDENIDFDAMVKQVGADLAERVRDATLRIYKFAADYARERGIILADTKFEFGTDADGRLYIMDEMLTPDSSRYWPADEYEVGTSPPSYDKQFVRDYLETLDWGKTAPGPTIPAEIIERTRAKYAEALQRLAGISVD; encoded by the coding sequence GTGCCAACCACGCTGTTGCAATCCGATCTCCCCGGCCTGCCCTTGCGCCACCGCGGCAAGGTGCGTGATGTGTTCGATATCCCGCGCGAGCGGCTGCCTGCAGGGACCCCGCCGGGCGATTACCTGCTGATGGTGGCCACCGATCGCCTGTCGGCGTTCGACGTGGTCCTGCCCGACCCGATCCCGGGCAAGGGCGAAATGCTCTGCCAGGTGTCCAATTTCTGGTTCGCCAAGACCGCGCACCTGATGCCCAACCACCTGACCGGCATCGACGTGGCCAGCGTGCTGCCCGAGGGCGTGGACCCGGCCCTGTACGCCAAGCGTGCGGTGGTCACCCGCAAGCTGAAGCCGGTGCCGGTGGAAGCGATCGCCCGCGGCTACCTGATCGGCAGCGGCTGGAAGGATTACCAGCGCACCGGCAAGGTCAGCGGTATCGACCTGCCCGACGGCCTGCGCCAGGCCGAACAGCTGCCCGAGCCGATCTTCACCCCCTCGACCAAGGCCGCCGTGGGCGACCATGACGAGAACATCGATTTCGACGCAATGGTGAAGCAGGTCGGTGCGGACCTGGCCGAGCGCGTGCGCGACGCCACCCTGCGCATCTACAAGTTCGCCGCTGATTACGCCCGCGAGCGCGGCATCATCCTGGCCGACACCAAGTTCGAGTTCGGTACCGACGCCGATGGCCGCCTGTACATCATGGACGAGATGCTGACGCCGGATTCCTCGCGTTACTGGCCGGCCGACGAGTACGAAGTGGGCACCAGCCCGCCGAGCTACGACAAGCAGTTCGTGCGTGACTACCTGGAGACGCTGGACTGGGGCAAGACCGCGCCGGGCCCGACCATTCCGGCCGAAATCATCGAGCGCACCCGCGCCAAGTACGCCGAGGCGCTGCAGCGCCTGGCCGGGATCAGCGTCGACTGA
- a CDS encoding DUF962 domain-containing protein: MQTSTELARPIDRYFASYSDDHRNVINQRIHVVAVPAILWSVVALLWCLPPLITWFQYGIWSAFAMFSAWCFYNKLSRPLGIGMLIQFFVFGCLCRLLEAEIGLHALRWLAVGVFVVAWIAQFIGHKFEGRKPSFLTDLTYLLIGPAWVMAKFYRKLDWRY, from the coding sequence ATGCAGACATCCACCGAGCTTGCGCGGCCGATCGACCGCTATTTCGCCAGCTACTCCGACGACCACCGCAATGTGATCAACCAGCGCATCCACGTGGTGGCTGTACCGGCGATCCTGTGGTCGGTGGTGGCCCTGCTGTGGTGCCTGCCACCGCTGATCACCTGGTTCCAGTACGGCATCTGGTCGGCGTTCGCGATGTTCAGCGCCTGGTGCTTCTACAACAAGCTGTCGCGCCCGCTGGGCATCGGCATGCTCATCCAGTTCTTCGTGTTCGGCTGCCTGTGCCGCCTGCTGGAGGCCGAGATCGGCCTGCATGCCCTGCGCTGGCTGGCGGTGGGGGTGTTCGTGGTGGCCTGGATCGCGCAGTTCATCGGCCACAAGTTCGAGGGCCGCAAGCCCAGCTTCCTGACCGACCTGACCTACCTGCTGATCGGCCCGGCCTGGGTGATGGCCAAGTTCTACCGCAAGCTCGACTGGCGCTATTGA
- a CDS encoding monovalent cation/H+ antiporter subunit A produces MLPSLPLLLALPFLMAAAVAAFPRSSRSTAAWLAALAPLGGLAILGWLTPAVLDGQVVRTLLPWLPQIGLDFTLRLDGLAWMFAGLVLGIGALVVLYARYYLSQQDNAHRFYCYLLLFMGAMLGMVLSGNLLLLMIFWEMTSISSFLLIGFWSHRQDAREGARMALVITGGGGLALLGGVLLIGRIVGSFDLDVVLAAGEQIRASALYPYALFLVLAGIFTKSAQFPFHFWLPHAMAAPTPVSAYLHSATMVKAGVFLLARLHPALAGSDLFFYTVSGIGALTLLIGAWNAIFQHDLKGLLAYSTISHLGLITLLFGLSTPMAVVAGVFHILNHATFKASLFMAAGIIDHETGTRDMRKLGGLRKLMPFTSALAIIASLAMAGIPLLNGFLSKEMLFAEALTAGGGPGAMRTAVSIAALLAGVLGVAYSLRFVHDTFFGAGPHDLDRVPHEPPRWMKVPVELLVVICVAVGVAPALTVAPVLHAAAESILGNAMPEYSLAVWHGFNLPLAMSAIGVVGGVALYFGLRKLINLHGVETRTTGRNVFHAQLDAISALAMRLTNGIANGSLQRMLLGLVLVAIVVAAAPFVANPASPNWTAPQPIPLLGWALWLVMMACAVATLRVYKQRLLAVLLVGGVGLMVALTFVFLSAPDLALTQLLVEMVTLVLMLLGMNYLPAQSGSERPRWRKRRDAVIAIIAGAGLGALAYSAMTLPPNTMAGELLARALPEAYGQNVVNVILVDFRGFDTFGEITVFGIAALVVHALLRRTRMAPEQIMPGPPIKLPVPADLAQIMFPLTLTVSIFLFLRGHNAPGGGFIAGLVLAVPLLIQYVIQGTASVESRFGFDYIRCIGMGLLIALLSGSASMLFGVPFLTSGHLDLHLPLIGDVPLASAIGFDIGVYLVVFGGAMLMLSMMGTIKPSRTRTARKGEIDLQRRSARTGEMH; encoded by the coding sequence ATGCTCCCCAGCCTGCCCCTGCTGCTGGCCCTGCCGTTCCTGATGGCAGCGGCTGTTGCGGCCTTCCCCCGTAGTTCGCGCTCGACTGCTGCCTGGCTGGCGGCGCTGGCGCCGTTGGGCGGGCTGGCCATCCTCGGCTGGCTGACCCCGGCGGTGCTCGATGGCCAGGTGGTCCGCACCCTGCTGCCCTGGCTGCCACAGATCGGCCTGGACTTCACCCTGCGCCTGGACGGGCTGGCCTGGATGTTCGCCGGGCTGGTGCTCGGCATCGGCGCGCTGGTGGTCTTGTATGCGCGCTACTACCTGAGCCAGCAGGACAACGCACACCGCTTCTACTGCTACCTGCTGCTGTTCATGGGCGCCATGCTGGGCATGGTGCTGTCGGGCAACCTGCTGTTGCTGATGATCTTCTGGGAAATGACCAGCATCAGCTCGTTCCTGCTGATCGGCTTCTGGTCGCACCGCCAGGACGCCCGTGAAGGCGCACGCATGGCGCTGGTGATCACCGGCGGCGGCGGCCTGGCCCTGCTCGGTGGCGTGCTGCTGATCGGCCGCATCGTCGGCAGCTTCGACCTGGACGTGGTGCTGGCCGCCGGCGAGCAGATCCGCGCCAGCGCGCTGTACCCCTACGCCCTGTTCCTGGTGCTGGCCGGCATCTTCACCAAGAGCGCGCAGTTCCCGTTCCACTTCTGGCTGCCGCACGCAATGGCGGCGCCGACCCCGGTCTCGGCCTACCTGCACTCGGCCACCATGGTGAAGGCCGGCGTGTTCCTGCTGGCGCGGCTGCACCCGGCGCTGGCCGGCAGCGACCTGTTCTTCTATACGGTCAGCGGCATCGGCGCACTGACCCTGCTGATCGGTGCCTGGAATGCGATCTTCCAGCACGACCTGAAAGGCCTGCTGGCGTACTCGACCATTTCCCACCTGGGCCTGATCACCCTGCTGTTCGGGCTGTCCACGCCGATGGCGGTGGTGGCCGGCGTGTTCCACATCCTCAACCACGCCACCTTCAAGGCCTCGCTGTTCATGGCCGCCGGCATCATCGACCACGAAACCGGCACCCGCGACATGCGCAAGCTGGGCGGCCTGCGCAAGCTGATGCCGTTCACCAGCGCGCTGGCGATCATCGCCTCGCTGGCGATGGCCGGCATCCCGCTGCTCAACGGCTTCCTGTCCAAGGAAATGCTGTTCGCCGAAGCGCTGACGGCCGGTGGCGGCCCGGGTGCGATGCGCACGGCGGTGTCGATCGCCGCGCTGCTGGCCGGCGTGCTGGGCGTGGCCTACAGCCTGCGCTTCGTGCACGACACCTTCTTCGGCGCTGGCCCGCACGACCTGGACCGCGTACCGCATGAACCGCCGCGCTGGATGAAGGTGCCGGTGGAACTGCTGGTGGTGATCTGCGTGGCCGTGGGCGTGGCCCCGGCATTGACCGTGGCGCCGGTGCTGCATGCCGCCGCGGAGTCGATCCTCGGCAATGCCATGCCCGAGTACAGCCTGGCGGTGTGGCATGGCTTCAACCTGCCGCTGGCGATGAGCGCGATCGGCGTGGTCGGCGGCGTGGCGCTGTACTTCGGCCTGCGCAAGCTGATCAACCTGCACGGCGTGGAAACCCGCACCACCGGCCGCAACGTGTTCCATGCGCAGCTGGATGCGATCTCCGCGCTGGCCATGCGCCTGACCAACGGCATCGCCAACGGCAGCCTGCAGCGCATGCTGCTGGGCCTGGTGCTGGTGGCGATCGTGGTCGCCGCCGCGCCATTCGTGGCCAACCCGGCCTCGCCGAACTGGACCGCACCGCAGCCGATTCCGCTGCTGGGCTGGGCACTGTGGCTGGTGATGATGGCCTGCGCGGTCGCCACCCTGCGCGTCTACAAGCAGCGCCTGCTGGCGGTACTGCTGGTCGGCGGCGTCGGCCTGATGGTGGCGCTGACCTTCGTGTTCCTGTCCGCGCCCGACCTGGCCCTGACCCAGCTGCTGGTGGAGATGGTGACGCTGGTGCTGATGCTGCTGGGCATGAACTACCTGCCGGCGCAGTCCGGCTCGGAGCGGCCGCGCTGGCGCAAGCGCCGCGACGCAGTGATCGCGATCATCGCCGGTGCCGGGCTTGGCGCGCTGGCCTATTCCGCGATGACCCTGCCGCCGAACACGATGGCCGGCGAGCTGCTCGCCCGTGCGCTGCCCGAGGCTTATGGCCAGAACGTGGTCAACGTGATCCTGGTCGACTTCCGCGGCTTCGATACCTTCGGCGAGATCACCGTGTTCGGCATCGCCGCGCTGGTGGTACATGCGCTGCTGCGGCGTACGCGGATGGCACCGGAGCAGATCATGCCCGGCCCGCCGATCAAGCTGCCGGTGCCGGCCGACCTGGCGCAGATCATGTTCCCGCTGACCCTGACCGTGTCGATCTTCCTGTTCCTGCGCGGCCACAACGCACCGGGCGGCGGCTTCATCGCCGGCCTGGTGCTGGCGGTACCGCTGCTGATCCAGTACGTGATCCAGGGCACCGCATCGGTGGAATCGCGCTTCGGCTTCGACTACATCCGCTGCATCGGCATGGGCCTGCTGATCGCCCTGCTCAGCGGCAGCGCGTCGATGCTGTTCGGCGTGCCGTTCCTGACCAGTGGCCACCTCGACCTGCACCTGCCGTTGATCGGCGACGTGCCGCTGGCCAGCGCGATTGGTTTTGACATCGGCGTCTATCTGGTGGTGTTCGGCGGCGCCATGCTGATGCTGTCGATGATGGGCACGATCAAGCCGTCGCGTACCCGCACTGCCCGCAAGGGTGAGATCGACCTGCAACGCCGCTCGGCACGCACCGGGGAGATGCACTGA
- a CDS encoding Na+/H+ antiporter subunit C, translating into MELALATAIGVLTAIGIYLLLRARSFDVILGMTFLSYATNLLIFAGGRVVLGKAPVLQEGVDSHLGNYTDPLPQALVLTAIVIAFAMTAVSIVLAMRSRSDNHSDHVDAHEPDDDLQDERVPPRQGEDRA; encoded by the coding sequence ATGGAACTGGCCCTGGCTACCGCGATCGGCGTGCTGACCGCCATCGGCATCTACCTGCTGCTGCGTGCGCGCAGCTTCGATGTGATCCTCGGCATGACCTTCCTGTCCTACGCCACCAACCTGCTGATCTTCGCCGGTGGCCGCGTGGTGCTGGGCAAGGCGCCGGTGCTGCAGGAAGGCGTGGACAGCCATCTCGGCAACTACACCGACCCGCTGCCGCAAGCGCTGGTGCTGACCGCGATCGTGATCGCCTTCGCGATGACGGCGGTGAGCATCGTGCTGGCCATGCGCAGCCGCAGCGACAACCACAGCGACCACGTGGACGCCCATGAGCCGGATGACGACCTGCAGGATGAGCGCGTGCCGCCGCGCCAGGGCGAGGACCGCGCATGA
- a CDS encoding monovalent cation/H+ antiporter subunit D, translated as MNHLVILPILIPLLGAALSLFVEHRRYGPRVQRAVAWTSLSALALAVGLLFATTASGEINVYLLGDWPSRLGIALVADRLSAWMLLTTLLLAIPCLLHACSGWDRRAPHFHALFQFQLVGLNGAFLTGDIFNLFVFFEVMLIASYGLLLSGGRGLRMRIGLHYVVFNVTASTLFLIALGLLYASLGSLNMAELSQRIAEVPPAQLTLVKATMGLLLLVFCAKAALMPLYLWLPEAYSRAPAAVAALFAIMTKVGLYSVLRIQMLWFGDDAGAMAGYGRDWLLWAGVATLVLGGLGALAATRLRVLISYLVIVSAATLFIAFSVGTPQVLSAGLYYLPHSSFVAAALFLIADLIRRRRGGASDRKEVVAPMPGKETPAVLFLIGAVSVAGLPPLSGFLAKAALLAGMPAQYTAPVWTAVLVSSLLVIMGLTRGGIRLFWRVPPVEADAPKPRKARLRRVELYAACILLAYGIGMTLAAAPLMRYTDATAAQLLHPSEYVQQLRATTPEIRQP; from the coding sequence ATGAATCACCTGGTGATCCTGCCGATCCTGATTCCGCTGCTGGGTGCTGCGCTGTCGCTGTTCGTCGAACACCGCCGCTATGGCCCCAGGGTGCAGCGCGCGGTGGCCTGGACTTCGCTGTCGGCGCTGGCACTGGCGGTCGGCCTGCTGTTCGCCACCACTGCCAGCGGTGAGATCAACGTCTACCTGCTCGGCGACTGGCCGTCGCGTCTGGGCATCGCGCTGGTGGCCGACCGGCTGTCGGCATGGATGCTGCTGACCACCCTGCTGCTGGCCATTCCCTGCCTGCTGCATGCCTGCTCGGGCTGGGACCGTCGCGCGCCACACTTCCATGCATTGTTCCAGTTCCAGTTGGTCGGCCTCAACGGTGCGTTCCTGACCGGCGACATCTTCAACCTGTTCGTGTTCTTCGAGGTGATGCTGATCGCCTCCTACGGCCTGCTGCTCAGTGGTGGCCGTGGCCTGCGCATGCGCATCGGCCTGCATTACGTGGTGTTCAACGTCACCGCCTCGACCCTGTTCCTGATCGCGTTGGGCCTGCTGTACGCCTCGCTGGGCTCGCTGAACATGGCTGAGCTGTCGCAGCGCATCGCTGAAGTGCCGCCGGCACAGCTGACCCTGGTGAAGGCGACGATGGGCCTGCTGCTGCTGGTGTTCTGTGCCAAGGCCGCGCTGATGCCGCTGTACCTGTGGCTGCCGGAAGCCTATTCGCGCGCGCCGGCCGCCGTGGCCGCGCTGTTCGCGATCATGACCAAGGTCGGCCTGTACTCGGTGCTGCGCATCCAGATGCTGTGGTTCGGCGACGATGCCGGCGCTATGGCCGGCTATGGCCGCGACTGGTTGCTGTGGGCCGGCGTGGCAACGCTGGTGCTGGGTGGCCTGGGTGCGCTGGCTGCAACCCGCCTGCGCGTGCTGATCTCCTACCTGGTGATCGTGTCGGCAGCCACGCTGTTCATCGCCTTCTCGGTCGGCACGCCGCAGGTGCTCTCGGCCGGTCTTTACTACCTGCCACACAGCAGCTTCGTCGCCGCCGCGCTGTTCCTGATCGCCGACCTGATCCGCCGCCGACGCGGTGGTGCCAGCGACCGCAAGGAAGTGGTCGCGCCGATGCCGGGCAAGGAAACGCCAGCCGTGCTGTTCCTGATCGGTGCAGTGTCGGTGGCCGGCCTGCCGCCACTGTCCGGCTTCCTGGCCAAGGCTGCGCTGCTCGCCGGCATGCCGGCGCAGTACACCGCCCCGGTCTGGACTGCGGTGCTGGTCAGCAGCCTGCTGGTGATCATGGGCCTGACCCGGGGTGGCATCCGCCTGTTCTGGCGCGTGCCGCCGGTCGAGGCCGATGCACCGAAGCCGCGCAAGGCACGCCTGCGCCGGGTCGAGCTGTACGCGGCCTGCATCCTGCTGGCCTACGGCATCGGCATGACCCTGGCCGCTGCACCGCTGATGCGCTACACCGACGCCACCGCCGCACAGCTGCTGCACCCCAGCGAGTACGTGCAGCAGTTGCGCGCGACCACGCCGGAGATCCGCCAGCCATGA
- a CDS encoding Na+/H+ antiporter subunit E — MTAQRSLFRRIIPSPMLSIMVVAFWLLMSDSFTLGQIVLGLVLGVVVPLFAARLDREFARIGTLRPLPKLLCVTLWDILMSNIRVAIQVLGPEKNIHPGFIWLPLDIANIHGIAALTSMITLTPGTVSAALSDDRKFLLVHVLHLEDPQDLINTIKRRYEAPLMEIFP, encoded by the coding sequence ATGACCGCCCAGCGCTCCCTGTTCCGCCGCATCATTCCCTCGCCGATGCTCAGCATCATGGTGGTGGCGTTCTGGCTGCTGATGTCCGACAGCTTCACCCTCGGCCAGATCGTGCTGGGGCTGGTACTGGGCGTGGTGGTGCCGCTGTTCGCCGCACGCCTGGACCGCGAGTTCGCCCGCATCGGCACCCTGCGCCCGTTGCCGAAACTGCTGTGCGTGACCCTGTGGGACATCCTGATGTCCAACATCCGCGTCGCCATCCAGGTGCTGGGCCCGGAAAAGAACATCCACCCCGGTTTCATCTGGTTGCCGCTGGACATCGCCAACATCCACGGCATCGCCGCGCTGACCAGCATGATCACCCTGACCCCGGGCACGGTCTCGGCCGCGCTCAGCGACGACCGCAAGTTCCTGCTGGTGCACGTGCTGCACCTGGAGGACCCACAGGACCTGATCAATACGATCAAGCGCCGTTACGAGGCGCCGTTGATGGAGATCTTCCCATGA
- a CDS encoding K+/H+ antiporter subunit F, whose translation MTGFEVIQTTLVVCMHVVGLAMLLATWRLLRGPTVPDRILALDTLSVTAIAELMLFGMYLNSPIYFEAALIIAMLGFGSTVVLSKFVLRRDIVE comes from the coding sequence ATGACCGGTTTTGAAGTCATCCAGACCACCCTGGTGGTATGCATGCACGTGGTCGGCCTGGCCATGCTGCTGGCCACCTGGCGCCTGCTGCGCGGGCCGACCGTGCCCGACCGCATCCTCGCGCTGGATACCCTGTCGGTGACCGCGATCGCCGAGCTGATGCTGTTCGGCATGTACCTCAACTCGCCGATCTACTTCGAGGCGGCGCTGATCATCGCCATGCTCGGCTTCGGCAGCACCGTAGTGCTGAGCAAGTTCGTGCTGCGCCGGGACATCGTCGAATGA
- a CDS encoding Na+/H+ antiporter subunit G: MITAIQIVLSILLLFGCFFILVGALGLVKLSTFFKRLHAPTKASTLGVGCVLVCSVCYHIFLGQDPQPRELLITVFLFITAPISAHMMAKAALSLLMETRPSLPGNEPAAEEQLPPPEPVREEEHAQNR; the protein is encoded by the coding sequence ATGATCACCGCGATCCAGATCGTCCTGTCGATCCTGCTGCTGTTCGGCTGCTTCTTCATCCTGGTCGGCGCGCTGGGCCTGGTGAAGCTGTCCACGTTCTTCAAGCGCCTGCATGCACCGACCAAGGCGAGCACGCTGGGCGTGGGCTGCGTACTGGTGTGCTCGGTGTGCTACCACATCTTCCTCGGCCAGGACCCGCAGCCGCGCGAGCTGCTGATCACCGTGTTCCTGTTCATCACCGCGCCGATCAGCGCGCACATGATGGCCAAGGCCGCGCTGTCGCTGCTGATGGAAACCCGCCCCAGCCTTCCGGGCAACGAGCCGGCCGCCGAAGAGCAGCTGCCGCCGCCGGAACCGGTGCGGGAAGAAGAGCACGCGCAGAATCGGTAG
- a CDS encoding sodium:calcium antiporter translates to MIAIAIAWFLLGLLLLALGGDSIVKAVSGLAQRFGASPFTAGLLLLGVTTSLPELAVNARALAVGQPELALGNAVGSSIVNLGLTLAVAAIAAPLLLRARLQTVLWWSLLAAGVLLILFGLDGRLVRWEGGVLVAGFIVVQVLLLRRGRVESAEVQVAIAESALSRTSLPLNVLRVLIAALTLYWGARLVVGAAADFGAALGWTPLLVGLLPVAIGTALPEVATAIAAARRGHGDMVLGHVLGSSVVNLLLVIGAMAVLQPLALPASFVRLELPALLAFALVLYPMLRGDLKISRSEGGILLVAFVGWFVLELLLVGAPAL, encoded by the coding sequence ATGATCGCCATTGCCATTGCCTGGTTCCTGCTCGGCCTGCTGTTGCTGGCGCTGGGCGGGGACTCCATCGTCAAGGCCGTGTCCGGCCTGGCCCAGCGCTTCGGGGCCAGCCCGTTCACTGCCGGGCTGCTGCTGCTCGGGGTGACCACCTCGTTGCCGGAACTGGCGGTCAACGCGCGCGCGCTGGCGGTCGGTCAACCGGAGCTGGCACTGGGCAATGCGGTGGGCAGCAGCATCGTCAACCTGGGCCTGACCCTGGCGGTGGCGGCCATCGCGGCACCGCTGCTGCTGCGCGCGCGTCTGCAGACGGTGCTGTGGTGGTCGCTGCTGGCGGCCGGCGTGCTGCTGATCCTGTTCGGGCTGGATGGTCGCCTGGTGCGCTGGGAAGGCGGGGTGCTGGTGGCGGGCTTCATCGTCGTGCAGGTGTTGCTGCTGCGCCGCGGTCGCGTCGAGAGTGCCGAGGTGCAGGTGGCCATCGCCGAATCCGCACTGAGCCGCACCAGCCTGCCGTTGAACGTGCTGCGGGTGCTGATCGCCGCGCTGACGCTGTACTGGGGCGCACGCCTGGTAGTGGGCGCCGCTGCTGACTTCGGGGCAGCGCTGGGCTGGACGCCGCTGCTGGTCGGCCTGCTGCCGGTGGCGATCGGCACCGCGCTGCCGGAGGTGGCAACCGCGATTGCTGCCGCCCGTCGCGGCCACGGCGACATGGTGCTCGGCCACGTGCTGGGTTCCAGCGTGGTCAACCTGCTGCTGGTGATCGGTGCGATGGCGGTGTTGCAGCCGTTGGCGTTGCCGGCCTCGTTCGTGCGCCTGGAACTGCCGGCACTGCTGGCGTTCGCGCTGGTGCTGTACCCGATGCTGCGTGGCGACCTGAAGATCAGCCGCAGCGAAGGCGGAATCCTGCTGGTCGCGTTCGTCGGCTGGTTCGTGCTGGAGCTGCTGCTGGTAGGCGCACCGGCGTTGTAG